The window ACTTGGCACTTGAGTGTGATTCACAAGTTTGCCATTTCCAGATGCTGTTGGGCAGGGACAAaaccattttcatttatttgttttcactGTTAAGCGGACGATTGTCTTTTGAAATTGTAGGTTAACTTTTGATAGGAGCATTCTGTCCTCTGTGCAAATTTGACAAATCCACGTACGTTTCACACATGGAATCAGATAACGTGAAAACTGAGAGCGGAAGTTCTCATCTTGGCCAGTCCTCATCATCTCATTGAGAAGCTTCCATTTTCAACTGTTAACTAGCACACCTAAGAAAACTACGATCATTTCGAGACAAAATCCTATTTTCATAGTaagcattggcattggtctatgcatatgcatatgcaaaatcacccCTTTTGCATAACCACTTTGACATTTAAGTAAAATtcccacattggcttatgcatatttgagacaaaataataataaaatattattattttattattattacttttttgcctaaatacaatttcatagcatctaaacatatattaatacaatttcatgcatccaaatttagcaattccatatataataaatacatcaaatttatatacacaaaaaatgaatcaaatgtGCTAATAAACAGCAGCAATTAACCCATGTATAAAAATCAACTTGATACAAGTTccaaaaagttgattttgatacaaattcattacaatAGAAATTTGATTCAAGCCATCGAAATATTAAGCACTCCAGCATCCAGCATCCAgtagcagcagcaacagcagcagcaagAAGTCCAACATCCAGCAGCAGACACAACTCCATTTATttccagcagcagcagcaaccacAAATCATTGGGACAAACAAGGAGTTCAGCAGCAGCAACCACAAAACAGCAGCATCACAGCAGCATCACAGCATCCAGCAGCAGCCGAAAACCACATCCAGAAGCACAAATTTCCAGCAACACAACTTTCCAGCAAAACCAAACCCcaccaacaacaaaattcaCCCAATTGATTCGTACCCACCCACTACCAACTACCAACCAAAATACACTTTCATATAGAGTTCCAGCAATACAATAATACTCAGAACATGTCACCAACCACTAACCAAAATACACTTTAATATAGAGTTTCAGCAATACAATAATACTCAAAACAGTGCACCACagtcaaaaaaaattatcaaaaactgCACAAAACAAAGCATACAACTATATATGAGCTCTAGCCTTTTTCCTTTGTTCCTCAATTATttccatttgaagattatgGAAATACTCTTGCTGCATAGAATTCATGGTCCCAATAtccaatttcataattttcatatcatttttcctcctcttttcaGCAAGTATTATAGATCTTTCTTCTTGAGccttaatttcaatttcaacccTTCTCTTCTTAACAGCCAATAACTCAGACCTTTCATTGTCTAACCtcaaatttgattcttttcTCTCCAACATATGAATCTTCCTATCATGTGTCATTTCTCTTAAGGCATCACTAAATTTAGTATCTTCTATTtccctagatttttttttctctctctttctttttcagcttttttGCCCGGAGGTCTCTCACACTCCACGGGCACATTTTCCATCTCTTCTCCTGATTGTATTGAGTTTGGAATACTACCTGGACGTGAGACATTGTCTCTTCTTCTTATGCTGTCCACGTGTGTTTGCCATTTCGCTTGGTGTCTCAAAAGATTCCAACAATGATCCATGGTGAAGTTGGTTTTTTGGGTCTCTCGGTATAAGATTTTTGCCTTGTCaatctgaaattttatttaacaattaGTGGGACAaatcattcataattaaaacaataacaaaaaataaacagcaACAATTTTCTTAAACGATTATACCTTATCTTGCTCGGTTGCACCGCTTGGATgcattccttcaacttgggcCATGGAACCACAAAATTTATTCACACATTTTTGAATGGCTGACCACCGATTGGTCAAAGAATTCACGGAACGTTCTTGACCGTTAGGTTTTTTATAAGTGGAATAGTAATCATAAATTCTAGACCACAGTTGTGTGGAGGTTTGGTCAGTCCCCCGAATGGAATCTATACTAACGTTAAGCCAAGCTGAAATGAGGAGAGTATCTTCCTCAATAGTAAATGACACACCCCGCTGGGATTTTTGTTTAGATGCCCTTTTTTCCCGTTGGGGTTGTGTCGCTTGGACATCAACGAAAGCAGCATCCATAGTAGGGTTGTTACTGCCACACTCACCACTTTCTAACAgtgtggtgaagaagggatcctcatcaattaaagtattcatccttcaacaaaatattgaacgacaaaatgttattaaattttGCACATATTAAGCAAAACAGGGTGCACATATTGTAGGGCTTCAATAACAAACCACAAGCCAAAGAGAACCAGCAAAACCAGCAATTTGATCAAGTAAAAACAGGGGCCAAAACATGAGTTCCATAAGTGTACATAGATCAAGTAAAAACAGGGGCCAAAACCAGAACCAAATGCATTCAGTTATACCAAAACCAGGGGCCAAAACTAGAACCAAATGCATTCAGTTATACCAAGTTATACCAGTTATACCAGCAAAACCAGCAATTTGATCAAGTAAAAACAGGGGCCAAAACATGAGTTCCATAAGTGTACATAGATCAAGTAAAAACAGGGGCCAAAACCATAACCAAATGCATTCAGTTATACCAAAACCAGGGGCCAAAACTAGAACCAAATGCATTCAGTTATACCAAGTTATACCAGTTATACCAGCAAAACCAGCAATTTGATCAAGTAAAAACAGGGGCCAAAACATGAGTTCCATAAGTGTACATAGATCAAGTAAAAACAGGGGCCAAAACCAGAAAACTAGAACCAAATGCATTCAGTTATACCAAGTTATACCAGTTAAATACCAGCAAAACCAGCAATTTGATCAAGTAAAAACAGGGGCCAAAACATGAGTTCCATAAGTGTACATAGATCAAGTAAAAACAGGGGCCAAAACCAGAACCAAATGCATTCAGTTATACCAAAACCAGGGGCCAAAACCAGAACCAAATGCATTCAGTTATACCAAGTTATACCAGTTATACCAGCAAAACCAGCAATTTGATCAAGTAAAAATAGGGGCCAAAACATGAGTTCCATAAGTGTACATAGATCAAGTAAAAACAGGGGCCAAAACCAGAACCAAATGCATTCAGTTATACCAAGTTTAACCCAATATTCGGTTTGGCCCCAAACCAGAACCAGTTTGTACATTGAAGAAACCCTAATCTAAAACCAGCATAATCGAAACCAGCATCATcgaaatcatcatcatcgaaACCCTAGTCTTTCGTGTAAATTTAAGCCATCGAAACCAGAAACCCTCTCTTTCTCagtgcaaaaatatgttgttaGTTAGGCTTAatctaaaaccctaatctaaaactaagaacaagaaatgaagaaatagcACAAATCAAAACCGTGAAGGGATAGAAACACATCGAAACCGTGAAGAACAGAGGGAGCCCAGAGCTATTTCATACCTGAAATGTAGGGAACCAAATAGAAAAATCAACCGTGATGAGCCCAGAGCCGTCGTAAGGAGCGTCGACAGCCGTCGTGAGAGAGAGGTGCACGGGTTTTATCTCCGTTGGGTTTTCGAGTCGAGAGAGGGGAGAACCAGAGAACTGAAACgaaaagggagaaaagaaaagaaaataatccgTCTGGGGGGGTCGgtcgagagagaagagagagaattaattattaaaatataatatgtagggtgaatGTTCATAAGTAGTCAAATTTATAgatatgcataatctaatgtggatgattttaagGTCATATTATCTAAATATgactatgcatatgcatagtctaatgccaatgctcttagatgggacccattttctttttgtaattggAATATCATTGTTCATCTCCAGGGGACTGGATCGCGCTAATATAAATAAAGTGATGGAGGAGGGTGACACCAGATGGACCCGCTTCCACTGACAACAGGGGAGGGGAGATTGCTTGATTgacttttctattatttcatctCTTCTGAATTAATAGTTAGTTTGATCCTCTGAACGCTATCTGTCTAACATTTCTGGAGTATAAAAAAGGAGCCTTTGAGATTTTTCTGGCCGCTCTCCTAAAGTCAAGGTCAAAGTGCTGTGCCTCATTAACATTGCAACGATTTCTTTGTTGACTGTAGAGATTGGAAATTTGGAGGGTGCTTGTGTTTATAATAGCGGTTTAGACAAAACCCAATACCGttttacctctctctctctctctccgtctctctcaaGCTCTGCTGTGAAGTAATGGAAGCGTATTTTGGTTGGAGTTTTTAGTCGAAGTAGGTCGTATTTGCAGAGCTTCATGCCTATGGACCGAGTTCAGCCCGTCTCGGACTCAAGGTCCTCCCCAACCGTCCTCTCCATCGAGTGCCTCAAAGGCAGCTCCAAAGCCGACGAGTGGACCGGCGATTTCCTCCAGACAGGCGACATAGTAGAGGAGCTCCGCATCGGCAACTCCTCCTCCCGCCGAATGGGAACCTCCGGTACGCTTCTCCTCTTCACGGCGCCGTTCAAGAACGGCAAGAGCGGCGTCCAGAGGGTTCTTCACGACGCCTACAAGAAGAAGGAGACGTCGATTCTCGTCCGGATTCGGAGGGGAGCGGACGAGTACGCCGAGTTGCAGGCTTGTATCGTACCCAACGACTCGGCTGGTAAGAAACAGTACATCCTCAGGTCGATCGCTGATCCGAATTACACCGTCGGTTTCTTGGATCGGACGGAGTCCGAGTGCCTCGAGCTCCAAGGTGAGCCACGTATCAATAGATTTTACTTCGTTTTCTTTTGttagtaacattttattttactttttgaactCAGACAAATTTCCTACTCAGAAAAAATGACCAAATTCCAAAATTTATGCAAGACTTTGTCAAATTGGCATTAGCCCCACAGGGAGTTGGTTGAATTTGTTTTATCATCATTCACCAAAGCTTTATAAAAAgatcaattttataaatttagactTGGCTCTGAAGTATGAAGTACCCTAAAGTAAAGATATTTTCGCCAACTGATTCTCTGTTAGGTAATAGGTTCCGCAACTTTCATAGATCTGAACCCAAAGTATTGGCTATATTGGAATGATAGTTGCAGGTGAGTGTTCAAGTATTGcaatcactttttaaaaaaatgaataaatacggacTCCACattggaaagaaaattaattttttaatagtgagccctactctttttcaaaacaacagcACGGTGCTTAcgtactccacgactgtatgtaacattactttcATAGTCACCTTTTTCTCCCCAGTGCTGGTTTGGTTGTTTACATTCTTTTATTAGCTGGCCTTCATACATCAAGCCACCGTTTAAGATCAGACTTTACTTTTCACGATTGAGTTTGGTTGTTGGTTGGCAGAGTTCAGCCTATAGAAACCAGTGATACAAagagtttcttcttttttcttttttcttttttcttttttttttgcttttttttcctttttgcagTTTATCACTCTCTCCTTGATTTGGGCTTGTCCTTTATTGTTTCTTGAATTGGCTGGGGGTGTGCCATCTTTTACTTCTTGTCTCCATGACAATTCATTTATGATAGTGTGATCCCTTTTGTGGTTCTGTAAGGTATGGCAGCTGTGGTTATGGCTCTGGTTCTATATTGCCTTGATATTTAGACCTTCGGAAGTTACACaatatataatgtaattaatcattatctaaaaaaaaaaatgaaaattggaaaagagagaggaaacgAGAAAAGCGGAAGGCAGGGAGAGAAGAGGAAAGGAGGAAATGGGGAGGGCTCCTCCCTTCTCCCTGGAAACTCACAAAGGATGGGGGTGATCTTACTCATAGTGCTCCATGGGCCCCTTAGCCAATCTTCTTACCTTCTCTTGTGAATGAATATTCCATCTATCCTATATTGCATTATGGATGtaaagtcaaaatattaataacagCGATAAAAATTAGTTCAAAACTCTCTTGATCCAACTTCTCATATCTAGGCATGGCAAACACTATATGAAGACTTTTTTTTGAGCCACTATCTCAAAATCTTACATGGGCATGCCTTGTGCCACAGAGCATTAAAAAAAGCAACCAGTGTTGTAATTCGTTTGTTATAGGGATGACTCTTTTGGATTGCATTTATGTTAGCATGAACCTTGAAACACCCAGTGCACTGATGACATTTCAAATGAGTTAAACTCATTTCTTCAGAACTCTGATCTAGCATTGTTTGGACAGCCGTTCTTCTTATATGTTAACCTatataactctctctctctctctctctctctctctctctctctcttgcatgAACAATAATCCCAATGAGCAGTTGGTGCCGCAGTGCAAGAGCCAATTTAAGCCATTTggagaaaattaaaattcattgtTTTTCCACCTGTTTTGAGATCCTCCGTGTAATGTGAAATAATGAGCTCTAGCTCGCAGCTTCAAGGAGTGCCAGGATGGTAAATGCACTATCCAGCTCTCGCCTTCAAAATGGATATGTTGCATATCCATGGGAGAGGAGAATGCAGGAGTTTCTATCAGTTCCATTTTCAAGTTGCTTTCTTTCTATACTTCTCCTGCCAAAAGCTTCAGATCAAGTTGCTTCTCGCTACAATGATTTGGAAGATACCCTTGCTAGGGCAAATGCATGGCTTAATGCATCTCAAGCCACTGGGGTTCCTATAGCCTTTATGAACGTTCAAACTGAGTCACTACTTACCAAGGTAAACATTTTTCATCTCACCAAAGCAATACGAGCAGAACCATTTTTGTCATTGTAATGTGATGGATAAGCATTTTCGCCAGTAACCTTTGTAACAATTAATGGCATGCCTTTAGGCCACATTTTGTGGAAAGTAATTATACATAGATAACCTTATATTACAGCTTCATGTTTATTATCTCACCAAAGCAATACGAGCAGAACCATTTTTGTCATTGTAATGTGATGGATAAGCATTTTCACCAGTAACCTTTGTAACAATTAATGGCATGCCTTTAGGCCACATTTTGTGGAAAGTAATTATACATAGATAACCTTATATTACAGCTTCATGTTTATTATAAGCAGCAATTCAGGTTGATGTTAAGATACCATCCGGACCACCCTTCATTCATGCATGCTATACAAATTATTGTTGGTGCCAGTGTCCAGAACTTACGAAAGTTTTTCTTCCAAATACTCTGGAATAGTTCTTGAGCAGTTTGCAGAAAAGTAATTTCTGCAAAAGTGGAGGCGATCATCTGtgctttcttatttttataaagcagATCGACTACAACACTTTTGCTTTGATTGCAacaaaagattcatttttttagCATATGTCTAAACGCATGAAATGCCAGAAACATGTGACACTGTATGTCTCTTCAAAGTGAGAGTATAACCTATAGTCTTCATGAAATCCTAGTATCGTGTGACAATTAGAATATACAATTCTCATGTCACAGATATCTGGAGAGACGGCCTCTTCTACAGTTAATGCTGGGTCCTTATCTGATTTGTCTAATCTTGCAAATGCTAGTCTATATGGTTTTGAGGATTACCACGGAGTGGATATTGGTGTTGTTAAAGCAGTTCGCCTCTGGTACGCCCCTCTTGGAGGAGAGTTTGCGATTGAAATCAAGCTACAAGAAGGCGACACAAAGCTTGGGTTCGCTATCAGCCGCACAGAAGAGGTTTCCTAACTTGTTCTCAGGCCCTTGAATATTCTAAAATCAGTAGAATGTGTGCATCATCTAGGCATTTGATTATTATCATTTGTTTGCAATTGACAGGGATTTATTTTCATCTCCTCAGTTATTGATGGTGATGAAAATGCTCCTTCAACCCGGTCAGGGCTTGGTAATTTGTACAAAGAAGCTACAAATGCATCTAGGCTGCTGGTGGTCTCAAGAGTTGGCAATCAGAAGGTCCTTCCCTGGATGGTTTCCTCAACAGGAGCAATCCGATGCTTTGACACCGTTTCACTCAGCATGAAACTCTCATTGCATCGGCATACCAAAGTTCCCATTCTCATTCATGTATTAGTGTGGGACCGAGCTTTGACTGTTCCAAGTGGGGCCAACAGATTTAGGGCTCCTACGCCGCATGTCCTACCTTTACCACCTGAAGTTCAATTGGCATCCTGTCCAAATGAGAATCAAATACAGCCCGTGCCACCTGAAGTTCCTACTGGAAGTAGAGCTGTCAGTGATGGACCTGAGGTAAGGCCTGAGAGAGACACGGCCGGGGAACTCTCATTTAGATTCCATGATTTTTCACTTTCAAGCAATTGGGTATGAATTTTGTATtcattctctctgtttgttgcTTAAATTGTTGTAAATTGAGAGATCTCAAGCTTAGGCGTGTCAGTTGATTGTCAGTTTCCCTCCGTCGCCATCAGCTAATATATAATCCTTGCAGAATAGAAAGTACAAGGAACTGCTAGCACGCTACAGAACAGAACAAACTACTTACATACTACAGTACTACAACTGGCAGCAAGCAAGTCATTGACTTGCTTTGTATTTGTGTAGATGTAATAAGATGTAATAACAAATCTTTTGATAGCCACTGGTATTGTTTTCTTATCGTGTATATTGAATAATTGGTTGCACAGTTGGCCCAAGTGATGAAGACCTTTGATGGACACCAAGAtgaacgggtctaaattttctattgacttgattttggctttcttggatgagtttttaaattgattgtgggttcaaagaaTTTCATTCTCACGAGTTCATATCAGCATTGATCTTGGGATATCACTCatttcaaggtccaaggttcaaaacATCATGGGTGTAAACAATTTTTTGGGGCCATACTCTCAGGTGAAGAGTCAGGGATTTAATTAGTTCTGTATATAAAAACTTTCAAGAATGTTGTGCACAGGATCGGAATTTACTCTGCGGATCTTGCCTTGGAGAGGTCcccaagatttaaaaaaaaaaaaatggttgcaCAAAAAGGGCCGGACCTACCTGGAAACATAAATAAGTTAAACTCTCCAAAGAAATACGGAATCATGTCTTTGTCTCACCCACTTATTTTGTACCCTAGCTGCATTCTGGATGCCATCCCCATCTTTATGCATGTAGGAATTGAATTTTGCACCCATCCCGCTCTGTAGAAGATCggagctttttttttattgacctATCTGATTGCAGAGCTTGTCCATGACACTCGCCGACCTTAACAAATACATGCACAGAGTCATTAACTAATAGCACTCGTGCTGGAGTTCTGCTGCTTGTTCTATCTAAAGCTTTGAAAAAATGCATTTGCAGATACTGACCTACTATTTGAACTTGAAAAATGCATTCTTGTATCTAATAAGATGAgtagaaaaactgaaaaataaagcACAAAGTTCTTTACTTTATTTAAATGGACAttcaaattaagagaaaaatgattgttttgtattaattaaatttgtaactATGCACAAAATACTACCATGGCCACATCTTATATTTGGTACTTATCTTCTtcaatgagaatattttagttaaaaaatgaGGATAGTTGAGgtcaaatatattaattacattctTATATAGATtcaaatcatattcttattcgAACTAATGAATGGATTCAAattatgtacttttttatacatgattttaaatacttaaattatattatatataatttttaattttcttatttatattgaCATAACCAATTAAAAATTATCATGAATCGCTTCATTcattgaatgttttttttttttttattctgattTTTTGAGTCTTGGTTTTTATAGTAGTTAAATGTGGGAGGTTTTTATATCAGTTATAAGTTGATTGTGTTAAGAGAAACACCTTaactacaaagagattacataaaaataatctcacaaactgatatatttttatgtgattcgtcagattgtaaaattatttttattgtaaagtatatcTAATGAATCACATGAAACTACGTCAGTTtgtataattacttttatgtaatctatttGTGACTATAACAATTCTCTTGTGTTAATAAGAAAgcttacaaaagaaaatgaattaaaacattCTACCACAATTTCTTACTATGAATATCGCCAAATATATACTTCAAAAAAGAGTGATGCtataattattatgaaataCGATGGGCCTTATAGTCAGTTCACTTGACTAATAATAGGACCCGCTTATCCAACTCGGCTTTGTAGTttgtgaaataatatttataattttaaaatgtgcatATCTTAccctcatttaaaaaaattagttaaatttgaGATATacgtgaaaattttattttttaataacaaatcttATTTTCTTGTAAAGAGAGTGCTCTTTAGtttaaaaaatcttattgcATTAGAGCATTGTCATTTGTTTATCTATACGCAAATGCAAACGCATATTTGCATAACTAAGCTATTAAATTGACtatattggattatgcatatataaatatttttcacaactaAATAGTGCCAATACATATTTGCATATGCATTGTTCACTTTAcaaatactattttattaatttttttttctctccttcgaCTATCTCCCTCTCTATCTCCACCAACGTGattgtaaggggatttttcccCTCAATCCCAGCGGGCTTGAGAATGGTAATCAAGGGAATAAGAACCAAAGGCCCGGCTCAAAACAAGTAAAGTCTCCAACTCGACCATGGGCAAGCTCATTTGGACGCAACCTGAATGAGGTAATGTGctgcaggggatgagactcaCTGACCTGGGGATCCCTTGAATAGTGTTCAACTTTTGAGTTCTGTGTAGTGGGTGTAATGTATGGAGGGCCCTTAATCCTCTGACACGAGGGACATCAACAAACCACCAAGGATGCTAATAGGGTGAGGGAAATCAGAAAACTACactgcattaatggcaccattATCCTAGCTACACGATACATTAATAACACCGTTGCAAAGCCATGCCGCATTAAAAGACCCTGACAAAAGGGAACAGTATGAATAACACATACTCCATGGGGGCAAACACAATCTGTCCccccaaacttataatataaat is drawn from Juglans regia cultivar Chandler chromosome 5, Walnut 2.0, whole genome shotgun sequence and contains these coding sequences:
- the LOC109013758 gene encoding uncharacterized protein LOC109013758 isoform X2, giving the protein MPMDRVQPVSDSRSSPTVLSIECLKGSSKADEWTGDFLQTGDIVEELRIGNSSSRRMGTSGTLLLFTAPFKNGKSGVQRVLHDAYKKKETSILVRIRRGADEYAELQACIVPNDSAGKKQYILRSIADPNYTVGFLDRTESECLELQASRSARMVNALSSSRLQNGYVAYPWERRMQEFLSVPFSSCFLSILLLPKASDQVASRYNDLEDTLARANAWLNASQATGVPIAFMNVQTESLLTKISGETASSTVNAGSLSDLSNLANASLYGFEDYHGVDIGVVKAVRLWYAPLGGEFAIEIKLQEGDTKLGFAISRTEELLMVMKMLLQPGQGLVICTKKLQMHLGCWWSQELAIRRSFPGWFPQQEQSDALTPFHSA
- the LOC109013758 gene encoding uncharacterized protein LOC109013758 isoform X1 gives rise to the protein MPMDRVQPVSDSRSSPTVLSIECLKGSSKADEWTGDFLQTGDIVEELRIGNSSSRRMGTSGTLLLFTAPFKNGKSGVQRVLHDAYKKKETSILVRIRRGADEYAELQACIVPNDSAGKKQYILRSIADPNYTVGFLDRTESECLELQASRSARMVNALSSSRLQNGYVAYPWERRMQEFLSVPFSSCFLSILLLPKASDQVASRYNDLEDTLARANAWLNASQATGVPIAFMNVQTESLLTKISGETASSTVNAGSLSDLSNLANASLYGFEDYHGVDIGVVKAVRLWYAPLGGEFAIEIKLQEGDTKLGFAISRTEEGFIFISSVIDGDENAPSTRSGLGNLYKEATNASRLLVVSRVGNQKVLPWMVSSTGAIRCFDTVSLSMKLSLHRHTKVPILIHVLVWDRALTVPSGANRFRAPTPHVLPLPPEVQLASCPNENQIQPVPPEVPTGSRAVSDGPEVRPERDTAGELSFRFHDFSLSSNWV